The following are encoded together in the Budorcas taxicolor isolate Tak-1 chromosome 4, Takin1.1, whole genome shotgun sequence genome:
- the NPVF gene encoding pro-FMRFamide-related neuropeptide VF produces MEIISLKRFILLMLATSSLLTSNIFCTDESRIPNLYSKKNYDKYSEPRGDLAWEKERSLTFKEVKDWGPKIKMNTPAVNKMPPSAANLPLRFGRNMEEERSTRVMAHLPLRLGKNREDSLSRRVPNLPQRFGRTIAAKSITKTLSNLLQQSMHSPSTNGLLYSMTCQPQEIQNPGQKNLRRLGFQKIDDGELKQEK; encoded by the exons atggaaattatttcacTAAAACGattcattttattgatgttaGCCACTTCAAGCTTGTTAACATCAAACATCTTCTGTACAGATGAATCAAGGATTCCCAATCTTTACAGCAAAAAGAATTATGACAAATATTCCGAG CCTAGAGGAGATCTAGcctgggagaaagaaagaagtcttacttttaaagaagtaaaagatTGGGGTCCAAAAATTAAGATGAATACACCTGCCGTCAACAAAATGCCACCCTCTGCAGCCAACCTGCCACTGAGATTTGGGAGGAACATGGAAGAAGAAAGGAGCACTAGGGTGATGGCCCACCTGCCTCTGAGACTCGGGAAAAATAGAGAGGACAGCCTTTCCAGACGGGTCCCAAATCTGCCCCAAAGATTTGGAAGAACGATAGCAGCCAAAAGCATCACCAAGACCCTGAGTAATTTGCTCCAGCAGTCCATGCATTCACCATCTACCAATGGGCTACTTTACTCCATGACCTGCCAGCCCCAAGAAATCCAGAATCCTGGTCAAAAGAACCTAAG GAGACTGGGATTCCAGAAAATAGATGATGGAGaattgaaacaagaaaaataa